One window of Lemur catta isolate mLemCat1 chromosome 3, mLemCat1.pri, whole genome shotgun sequence genomic DNA carries:
- the LOC123635613 gene encoding 40S ribosomal protein S4, X isoform-like, whose protein sequence is MARSPKKHLKHVAAPKHGMLDELTGMFASHPSTGPHKLRECLPLIIFLRNRLQYALTGDEVKKICMQRFIKIDGKVRTDITYPAGFMDVISTDKTGENFHLIYDTKGRFAVHRITPEEAKYKLCKVRKIFVGTKGIPHLVTHDARTIRYPDPLIKVNTIQIDLETGKITDFIK, encoded by the coding sequence ATGGCCCGCAGTCCCAAGAAACATCTGAAGCATGTGGCAGCTCCAAAGCATGGGATGCTGGATGAATTGACCGGTATGTTTGCTTCTCATCCATCCACTGGTCCCCACAAGCTGAGAGAGTGTCTCCCACTCATCATTTTCCTAAGAAACAGGCTTCAGTATGCCCTGACAGGAGATGAAGTGAAGAAGATCTGCATGCAGCGGTTCATTAAGATTGATGGCAAGGTCCGAACTGATATAACCTATCCTGCTGGGTTTATGGATGTCATCAGCACTGACAAGACTGGAGAGAATTTCCATCTGATTTATGACACCAAGGGTCGCTTTGCTGTTCATCGTATCACACCTGAAGAGGCCAAGTACAAGCTGTGCAAAGTGAGGAAAATCTTCGTGGGCACAAAAGGAATCCCTCATCTGGTGACCCATGATGCTCGCACCATCCGCTATCCTGATCCACTCATCAAAGTGAATACCATTCAGATTGATTTGGAGACTGGCAAGATTACTGATTTCATCAAGTAA